A genome region from Labilibaculum antarcticum includes the following:
- a CDS encoding 3-deoxy-7-phosphoheptulonate synthase — translation MMDSRIENLNVSVEQSIITPIELKKMYPLGEKHIETVNNGQTIIKNILNGSDKRILAVVGPCSIHDIKSAKEYAQKLKVLADDLKDDLFIVMRVYFEKPRTTVGWKGLINDPYMDNSCEIQDGLKQARELLVYIAELGLPAAGEALDIVTPQYIQDLFSWTAIGARTTESQSHRNMSSGLSSVVGFKNGTDGNIDIAINAMQAVAASHNFVSINPEGKVAVIHTLGNSNTHIILRGGKKPNFEAQHVAAIEKKLTDLEIVPRIMVDCSHANCYKKAGKQEVVLSSLADQIANGNKSIMGFMIESHLNFGKQSIPSDQSKLKYGVSVTDECLDFEATEKILREFCDRICEK, via the coding sequence ATGATGGATTCGAGAATAGAGAATTTGAATGTGAGTGTTGAGCAGTCTATTATTACTCCAATAGAATTGAAAAAAATGTATCCGCTGGGTGAAAAACACATAGAAACGGTTAATAATGGACAGACTATTATTAAAAATATACTAAATGGCAGTGATAAAAGAATTCTAGCAGTTGTTGGACCTTGTTCTATTCATGATATTAAATCGGCAAAGGAGTATGCTCAAAAATTGAAAGTATTAGCTGATGATTTAAAAGATGATTTGTTTATAGTGATGCGGGTTTATTTTGAAAAACCTAGAACAACAGTGGGATGGAAAGGCTTGATAAATGATCCTTACATGGATAATTCGTGTGAAATTCAGGATGGATTGAAGCAAGCTCGTGAGCTTTTGGTTTATATTGCAGAACTTGGATTACCTGCTGCTGGAGAAGCTTTGGATATTGTTACACCACAGTACATTCAAGATCTTTTTTCGTGGACGGCAATTGGTGCCCGCACTACTGAATCTCAAAGTCACCGTAATATGTCAAGCGGTTTATCCTCAGTTGTTGGCTTTAAAAATGGCACCGACGGCAATATTGATATCGCCATTAACGCTATGCAAGCAGTTGCAGCATCTCATAATTTTGTGAGTATCAATCCGGAAGGCAAAGTGGCTGTTATTCATACTTTAGGGAATTCAAATACTCATATTATCCTTCGTGGAGGTAAGAAACCAAATTTTGAAGCTCAACATGTTGCCGCGATTGAAAAGAAATTGACTGATTTGGAAATTGTGCCAAGAATAATGGTCGATTGTAGTCATGCGAACTGTTATAAAAAAGCGGGTAAGCAAGAAGTTGTACTGTCGAGTTTGGCTGACCAAATTGCCAATGGAAATAAATCCATTATGGGATTTATGATTGAGAGCCATCTGAATTTTGGCAAGCAAAGTATTCCTTCTGACCAATCGAAATTAAAATACGGCGTTTCGGTTACTGATGAATGTCTTGATTTTGAAGCTACAGAGAAAATTTTAAGAGAGTTTTGTGATAGAATTTGTGAAAAATAA